The bacterium genome includes a window with the following:
- a CDS encoding PrsW family intramembrane metalloprotease — protein sequence MLTTILLITLGTIPALAWLAFYLKEDSRHPEPKKLILYTFIAGSLVTVFVLQFQIIINDWTTGQGLHTYSLSSFLLLGAAEEIFKFLAVYLVVSQRKEFDEPIDAMVYMVVAALGFATVENVASILQSDVLSIASPGPLETTALRFVGATLLHSLASAVVGYYWGRSIAKGGNRFVAISLGLVIATLLHAVFNSLIIKSEPVALPLIFLMFMALFVLNDFEKLKKPKDN from the coding sequence ATGCTCACCACGATACTATTAATCACTCTCGGTACAATTCCGGCTCTAGCTTGGCTCGCCTTTTATTTAAAGGAGGACTCGCGCCATCCCGAGCCGAAGAAGTTGATACTTTACACTTTTATCGCCGGATCACTGGTTACTGTTTTTGTATTGCAGTTCCAGATTATTATCAACGACTGGACTACTGGGCAGGGCCTACATACCTATAGCCTGTCCTCTTTCCTTTTATTGGGGGCGGCGGAAGAAATTTTTAAATTTTTGGCGGTGTATTTGGTGGTTAGCCAGAGGAAAGAATTTGATGAACCGATTGACGCAATGGTGTATATGGTCGTGGCGGCATTGGGGTTCGCCACAGTAGAGAATGTTGCCTCTATCTTACAATCAGATGTTCTATCGATTGCATCACCCGGTCCTTTGGAGACCACGGCGCTTAGATTTGTGGGCGCCACTCTGCTTCATAGTCTAGCTTCGGCTGTCGTCGGCTACTATTGGGGGCGGTCTATCGCTAAAGGCGGGAATCGTTTCGTGGCCATTTCCTTGGGTTTGGTCATTGCCACTTTGTTGCATGCAGTTTTCAACTCACTTATAATTAAATCGGAGCCCGTAGCGCTGCCGTTAATATTTTTAATGTTTATGGCGCTATTTGTTCTCAATGATTTTGAAAAACTGAAGAAACCCAAGGATAATTAA
- a CDS encoding Hsp20/alpha crystallin family protein, giving the protein MEDEEINEEETISGESIAADEPEIDLVKSGSAVRERHADTAEDLTDEDEGQLTIDLYQSADEIILESPIAGVKPEDLDIAITSESVTIKGKREKDRRIKDEDYFYQECYWGRFARSIILPQEVDAEKSEAAIKNGVLVIKLPKLNRQRSKKIKVQAE; this is encoded by the coding sequence ATGGAAGACGAAGAAATAAACGAAGAAGAAACTATAAGCGGGGAATCAATCGCGGCCGATGAGCCGGAGATTGATTTGGTTAAATCGGGCTCCGCCGTGCGGGAGCGTCACGCCGATACTGCCGAAGATCTCACCGATGAGGACGAAGGCCAACTTACCATCGATCTTTATCAGAGCGCCGATGAGATAATCTTGGAATCCCCAATAGCCGGCGTGAAGCCGGAGGACTTGGATATCGCGATTACCAGTGAATCCGTAACTATTAAGGGCAAAAGAGAAAAAGATCGTCGGATAAAAGATGAGGATTATTTTTATCAGGAGTGCTATTGGGGTCGTTTCGCCCGCTCTATTATCTTGCCGCAGGAGGTAGATGCAGAAAAATCCGAAGCCGCGATTAAGAATGGAGTTTTGGTTATTAAATTACCTAAATTGAACCGTCAGCGCTCGAAAAAGATTAAAGTTCAGGCGGAATAA
- a CDS encoding valine--tRNA ligase, translated as MSEELPKAYDPKATEDRIYKMWEDGGYFKPATSDSRLATGKTYAIHLPPPNVTGSLHMGHALNATISDILIRYHRMRGYETVWFPGTDHAGIATQSVVEKNLKKEGISRWDLGREKFIEKVWEWRKQYGDIIISQLKKLGASADWSRTRFTMDLEYAGWVKKVFIHYFEKDLIYRGKRVVSWCTACQTSLSDLEIEYKEEKTKLWQIKYPLTDDKGQTTSDFIIVATTRPETMLGDSAVAVNPKDKRYENLVGKKVLLPIQNREIPIVADEKIDMAFGTGAVKITPAHDLLDAEIGERHKLPFVPVINGIGKMTAEAGKDFEGLKIAEARERVVAELEKLGLIAKTEDYTHNLAICYRSATPIEPLLSDQWFLKMKDLAATALETVQSGKTKIIPENFSKPYISWLENIKDWCISRQIWWGHQLPVYFCKTDPLKFVVSEEKPAKCSECGNCEMEQSQDVLDTWFSSALWPFAGLSEEDQKKFYPSSVLITARDIINLWVGRMIFSGMEFMGETPFPDVLIHGTILTKDGKRMSKSLGTGIDPIGLIDKYGADATRFGIIWQAMGNQDIHWDETALAGGKKFANKLWNIARYIHGVGIVPRNLDVQRVEHVEDKEILEKLEILKKEVEKGTQEYDFGQTLHKIYDFVWHDLADKYIETSKDRTDENVKLILSGLLMDVLKILHPFMPFITEELYQKLFAKDSALIAAE; from the coding sequence ATGTCTGAAGAGCTGCCAAAGGCCTACGACCCGAAAGCCACCGAAGACCGCATTTATAAAATGTGGGAGGACGGCGGGTATTTTAAGCCAGCGACTAGCGACTCGCGACTAGCGACTGGGAAAACTTACGCCATCCATTTGCCACCGCCGAACGTGACGGGTTCTTTGCATATGGGTCACGCACTCAACGCGACCATCTCCGACATTTTAATTCGCTATCATCGGATGCGTGGCTATGAAACAGTTTGGTTTCCGGGCACCGATCACGCCGGTATCGCTACGCAAAGCGTGGTTGAAAAGAATTTAAAAAAAGAAGGCATTAGCCGCTGGGATTTGGGTCGCGAAAAGTTTATTGAAAAAGTTTGGGAGTGGAGAAAACAATATGGAGATATTATTATCAGTCAGTTAAAAAAACTCGGCGCTTCCGCGGACTGGTCGCGGACCCGTTTCACGATGGACCTCGAATATGCCGGCTGGGTAAAAAAAGTTTTTATTCATTATTTCGAAAAAGATTTAATTTATCGCGGCAAGCGAGTGGTTAGTTGGTGTACCGCTTGTCAGACTTCTTTGTCGGATTTGGAAATTGAATATAAAGAAGAGAAAACAAAATTGTGGCAAATTAAGTACCCACTGACTGACGACAAAGGACAAACGACTAGCGACTTCATAATCGTTGCGACGACTCGGCCGGAAACGATGCTGGGCGATTCGGCGGTTGCCGTGAACCCGAAAGATAAGCGTTATGAAAATTTAGTTGGCAAAAAAGTTTTGTTGCCGATCCAGAATCGCGAGATTCCGATTGTCGCGGACGAAAAAATTGATATGGCTTTCGGGACGGGCGCGGTGAAGATCACGCCGGCGCATGATCTGCTGGATGCTGAAATAGGGGAGCGACATAAGCTGCCTTTTGTTCCGGTAATCAACGGAATAGGGAAAATGACCGCCGAGGCCGGAAAAGATTTTGAAGGACTGAAGATCGCTGAGGCGCGCGAGAGGGTGGTGGCGGAGTTGGAAAAACTTGGCCTGATAGCTAAGACCGAGGACTACACTCATAACTTAGCAATTTGTTACCGGAGCGCCACACCCATTGAACCGCTTTTAAGCGACCAGTGGTTTTTGAAGATGAAAGATCTTGCCGCGACGGCATTGGAAACCGTGCAGTCAGGGAAAACCAAAATTATTCCGGAGAATTTTTCTAAGCCTTATATTTCTTGGCTGGAGAATATAAAAGATTGGTGTATCTCCCGGCAAATTTGGTGGGGGCATCAGCTTCCGGTTTATTTTTGCAAAACTGATCCATTGAAGTTTGTCGTTTCGGAAGAAAAGCCTGCAAAATGCTCGGAATGTGGAAATTGCGAGATGGAGCAATCTCAAGACGTTTTGGATACCTGGTTTTCTTCCGCGCTTTGGCCATTCGCCGGGCTTTCCGAGGAAGATCAAAAGAAATTTTATCCTTCGAGTGTTTTAATCACCGCCCGCGATATTATCAATCTTTGGGTCGGGCGGATGATCTTTTCGGGAATGGAATTTATGGGTGAGACTCCTTTCCCGGATGTTTTGATCCACGGCACAATTCTCACCAAAGATGGCAAGCGTATGTCTAAAAGCCTAGGAACCGGCATTGACCCAATCGGTTTGATAGATAAGTACGGCGCCGACGCGACCCGGTTTGGCATAATTTGGCAGGCGATGGGCAATCAGGACATTCACTGGGACGAAACCGCCCTAGCTGGCGGCAAGAAGTTTGCTAACAAGCTATGGAATATCGCCCGGTATATTCATGGCGTAGGTATTGTTCCGAGAAATTTAGATGTTCAACGCGTTGAACATGTTGAAGACAAGGAAATTTTGGAAAAACTGGAAATTTTGAAGAAAGAAGTGGAAAAGGGGACCCAGGAGTATGATTTCGGACAAACTCTGCACAAGATTTACGACTTCGTCTGGCACGATTTAGCTGATAAATACATAGAAACCTCAAAAGATCGCACCGATGAAAATGTTAAACTGATATTAAGCGGCCTCCTGATGGACGTTTTGAAGATATTGCACCCGTTTATGCCGTTCATCACCGAAGAGCTCTATCAAAAGCTCTTTGCTAAGGATTCCGCCCTGATTGCCGCGGAATAA
- a CDS encoding recombination protein O N-terminal domain-containing protein, translating into MIEHYTRAIVLDKEDYGDLDSRVVLYSADLGRITARVKSSRKITSKLAGHLEPGKFIRARIIELGGFQVVDALSDGFLPISPKTMAGLRMLKDMTVERDPDPELWAFIERGQLGAGEILSLLGFAPQFASCRTCESGQPTHFLLKELEYSCHPCLVQSGRPLHFAL; encoded by the coding sequence ATGATAGAGCATTACACACGAGCCATCGTTCTCGATAAAGAAGATTACGGGGACTTAGATTCCCGGGTAGTTTTATATTCCGCCGATTTGGGTCGCATTACTGCCAGAGTAAAGAGTTCCCGCAAAATCACTTCCAAGCTAGCGGGTCATTTGGAGCCGGGGAAGTTCATCCGGGCTCGGATTATTGAACTGGGGGGGTTCCAGGTGGTGGATGCCCTCTCGGATGGCTTTCTGCCCATCTCTCCAAAAACGATGGCCGGTCTGCGGATGCTTAAGGATATGACCGTAGAGCGTGATCCCGACCCGGAATTATGGGCGTTTATCGAAAGGGGACAATTGGGGGCTGGAGAAATCCTTTCCTTATTGGGATTCGCCCCGCAATTTGCTTCCTGCCGCACCTGTGAATCCGGTCAGCCGACGCATTTTTTATTGAAAGAGCTTGAGTATTCCTGCCATCCCTGCCTAGTTCAGTCCGGTAGGCCGCTGCATTTCGCTCTATAA
- a CDS encoding patatin-like phospholipase family protein, with product MPEKIGLAISGGGFRGSIIGPHKALWRRNKIPDKIQGVSVGALNAAKLAESGIEALEENWRIIGAGHPSAIFNKLDIITRFNSNAPFSDAGLKRLIGKLDPVKIINSPIELEVVVNNETKRRMQVFSSRDLIFQVDKENPKNPNRGPHLLLDAIKASASLPGFFPPVNILGEWFSDGYCFHLERFADFDTLFVVLHDDPEPRIFPESHWFRRIFAGPQRVLSDHEEGKIHDFLRDHPDKFTEFKFSSKLGLVDRILTFLSKGVDKLQGKGRLVLFSPDFSIPTLELASFQRGDIEKAIDMSFLQAEKLLDEIYPPTPTV from the coding sequence ATGCCCGAAAAAATCGGATTGGCGATTAGCGGGGGCGGCTTCCGGGGTTCTATTATCGGACCTCACAAAGCCCTTTGGAGACGCAATAAAATCCCGGATAAGATTCAGGGAGTTTCTGTCGGCGCTTTGAATGCTGCTAAATTGGCTGAATCCGGTATCGAGGCCTTGGAAGAAAACTGGCGCATTATTGGGGCTGGCCATCCAAGTGCGATTTTCAACAAGCTGGACATCATTACACGTTTTAATAGCAATGCTCCGTTTAGTGACGCCGGATTGAAGAGGTTGATTGGCAAGCTGGATCCAGTGAAGATTATTAATTCTCCTATTGAATTGGAGGTGGTAGTCAATAACGAAACGAAGCGGCGCATGCAGGTTTTTTCTAGTCGTGATTTGATCTTTCAGGTTGACAAGGAAAATCCTAAAAATCCGAATCGGGGCCCGCATTTACTGCTTGACGCCATCAAGGCATCTGCGTCTTTGCCCGGATTCTTCCCACCCGTGAATATTTTGGGTGAATGGTTCTCCGACGGTTACTGTTTTCATTTGGAGCGCTTCGCCGATTTCGATACTCTTTTCGTAGTGTTGCACGACGATCCGGAGCCGCGAATTTTTCCCGAAAGCCATTGGTTCCGGAGAATCTTTGCCGGACCGCAAAGAGTGCTGAGTGATCACGAAGAAGGTAAAATCCATGACTTTTTGAGGGATCACCCCGACAAGTTCACCGAGTTCAAGTTTTCTTCCAAGCTGGGCTTGGTGGACAGAATACTCACCTTTTTGTCCAAAGGAGTCGATAAACTTCAGGGGAAGGGGCGATTGGTCCTTTTCAGTCCCGACTTCTCTATCCCGACCTTGGAGTTGGCCAGTTTTCAAAGGGGCGACATTGAAAAAGCAATCGATATGAGTTTCTTGCAGGCAGAAAAATTGTTGGATGAAATTTATCCGCCTACGCCCACCGTTTAA